AAGTACCGGTAAATAGAGCTGCTATTTCGGGTCTTAGAAAACTTGTTAGTAAAACTGATTTAGCTGTAATATATTCAACGCTTCAAGGTAAAGCTAAGCAAGGTAATAGGATGTGGAGTAGAAGAGCACAAGAATATGAGGGTAAAATAAATTCTGGTAATGTAGTATCTGTAGCAGAAGTGGTGCGGGATCTCTATAAGAATGTTGATAGTGACCGGTCTTATAGTGAAAGGACTATTTATGAATCAGCCTTAAATAGGCTAGCTGGGGAGCTTGCAATTCTTGAGAACATAAATCCCGAGGAAGCAATTAATAAATTAATTGAAGTATTGAGAGATAAGCTCGCTGCGTAAATTGGAAACTCATTTTCCCGAGGTGATACACTGCTATGATTTCAAGAGTTGATAGACGATAGTATAACTTCAAGAAGAGCTAGGCAGTAACAAAGTCAAGCAGCGTAACCTAGAGTAACGTAGTAGCTTCGATCTTTAGGTCGCGGGAATCTTAATTCTTGAAGTTATACCTAAATATAACGAATTTATTTAAACATTATCTCCAGTAATTCGTACTATATTTGCCCCGCAACTGGTTAGTTTTTTCTCCAATGTTTGGTATCCACGGTCTAAATGGTAAATTCGGTGTATTTTTGTTGTATCGTTGGCGGCAAGTCCAGCTAATACTAGGGATACTGATGCTCTGAGGTCACTTGCCATTACTTCTGCTCCTGTCAAAAAAGGTACACCCCGTATTATAGCACTCTTTCCGTTAACTGTTATATTTGCACCCATTCTGCATAATTCAGGAACATGCATAAAGCGATTCTCAAAAATGTTTTCTGTAATTATAGAAGAACCTTTGCAAAGAGTCATAAGGCTCATAAACTGAGCTTGTAAGTCTGTTGCAAAACCTGGATATGGGTTTGTATGGATGTCCACAGGGTTTAATTTACCTACATAAGAGACTCTTAAACCATTATCAATAGGCAAAATTTCTATACCAGCTTCAATAAGTTTTAATACTATATTTTCAACGATATTATTGCTGATTCCGTAAATATTTAAATTGCCTTTAGTAATAGCAGCAGCAATCATGTAAGTACCGGCTTCAATACGATCCGGCATAATTGAATAATTGACATTTTTTAAATGAGATCTACCAATTATTCTTATTTCGTTTGTAGCAATTCCATCTATTTCTGCACCCATTTTGCTAAGACAATGGCACAGATCAATGATTTCTGGTTCTCTAGCACAGTTAAATAATATTGTTTCTCCTTCAGCCAAAGTAGCAGCCATTATGGCGTTAATTGTTGCTCCAACAGATATTTTATTAAAAACAAAATGTACAGCTTTTAATCTACCTTTAATTGTAGCATTAATATAACCATGATCGACGTCAATATTTGCCCCCATAGCTTGTAGAACTGCTACATGTAGATCCACTTGTCGAGCACCTATAGCACATCCTCCAGGTAAGGAAACCTTAGCTTTAGAAAATCTAGAGAGTAGAGGCCCTAGAACCCAAATAGAAGCACGCATTTTACGTACTATATCATATGGTGCAGTAAAATTATTAATATTGCTGCTGTCGATATCCATGCTCAATTGATCTTGATGATCAGTTACAGTAACAACGCTACCTAAATTCTCAAGTAATTTTTTCATTGTGAGAATATCAGTAAGCTTTGGAATATTGTTAATACTAAGCTTATCTGTAAGTAGTGCTGCAGTCATAATTGGTAAGGCCGAATTTTTAGCCCCACTAATGCTAATACTACCTTCAAGAGGGATACCGCCTTTAATTATCAAACTGTCCATGGAGAAATCCTATATATTACTCAGGGCAATTTAAAAGTCGGGTTGTAAGCCTAATAGATAAGGGAAAAAGTGCTTAATATGTACTTGATGTCATCCCAGCGAAAGCTGGGATCTAAAAAAATAGCCTAAAAGACTATTAAGTAATATAGATCCCTCTACCTTCGCAGGGATGACATCGGTAGCAGTTAAACTTACATCTATAACAACTAATGATTGTGACTTTTAAATTATCCTGATATTACTTACAAAAACTTAAAAATTGCTTTACCAATTTTTAAGTTTTTAGGTAAAAATTGAGTAGCAAAATTGAAGTAAAGGCCTTCGATTTTGCTACAAAACAATAATAAATATCAAGTTTTACTGTTTTTGTCTCCTTTATCGTCAAGAGCTGTTCCAAGTATGTCTCCTAGACTAGCACCACTATCAGCAGAGCCGTATTCTTTGATAGCTTTTTCTCTCTTTTCTATTTCAAGTGCTTTTATTGACAAAGTAACTTTACGAGATGCCTTATCAATGGTAATGATTTTTGCATCAATTCTGTCATTAGGAACAAATCTTTCAGTTTTTTGATCAGCTTTTTTGATGAAGCCCGGTATTTTGTCATCTAAAATAACTTCTATCCCATCATCTTTAACTTCAGTAACTGAGCAAGTAACGACCATATTTTTTTTGTACATGTCAAATTCATCTTGCTGCGAGTCAAAGCTTAGTTGTTTAATACCTAAACTTATACGTTCCTTTTCAATATCAATTGATAAAACTTTACACTCTATTTGATCATTCTTTTTATATGTTTTTAACAGCTCAGTACCATTGCCTTCCCAACTTATATCTGTTTCATGAATCATACCATCAATGTTGTCATCAAGTGCTACAAACATACCAAAGTCAGTGATATTTCGTATTGGTGCTTTAATTATACTACCTATTGGATGACTATGTGCAAACCCAATAATTGGGTTATCTTGACACTGTTTAATACTTAGAGATATTCTATGTTTATCGGTATCAACTTCTAAAATTGTGAATTGAACTTCTTGACCAATAGTAAGCATTTTCTTAGGATGTTGATTTGATTTTACCCAACTAATTTCGCTTGAATGAACGAGTCCTTCAATACCATCTTTTAATTCAATAAATACCCCATAATCAGCAATATTTGTTACTTTGCCAGTCATTATTTTGCCAACTGGAAATTCTTCTTTTATACTTTGCCATGGATTATGATCAAGTTGCTTCATACCAAGTGAAATTCTCTTAGTTTCTTCATTAAATTTTATAACTATAACCCTAACTTTTTGATCTAGAGATAAAACTTCAGAAGGGTGATTTATTCTGCTCCATGAAATATCAGTAACGTGCAATAGACCGTCTACATTACCTGAATTACCTAAAGCAATAAACGCACCGTAATCAGTGATATTTTTTACTGTACCATCTAATATTATTCCTTCCTTAATTTTCGATAACATTTCGTCTCTAGCCTCAGATCTTGATTCCTCAAGTATAGCTCTTCTAGAAACTACGATATTACCAAGTTTCTTATCCATCTTTAAAATTTGGAATGGCTGCTTGATACCCATTAACGAAGAAATATCTTTTATTGGTCTAACATCTACCTGACTTCCGGGTAAGAAGGCAACAACCCCTGATACGTCAACAGTAAATCCACCTTTAACACGTCCGAATATTACACCATCAACAAACTGTTTATTGGCACATGCAATTTCTAAATGTCCCCATGATTCTTCTCTAATGGCCTTTTCACGACTTAGTATAGTTCTACCGTTACGCCCTTCAATTTTCTCAATATATACATCAACTATCTCGCCAACTTCTGGTAAAGGTTGATTACTAGCTAGAGCAAATTCTTCTATAGGAACTCTGCCTTCATTCTTTAATCCAACGTCAACTATGATAATACCTTTAGCAATCCCTACTACTTGACCTTTGACAACAGTACCTTCTTTTACGTGACTAGTACTTATGGCTTCAAGCATTTGTGCAAAATCTTCGTGAGATTGAATGCTAATTTCAGCAAGTTGAGAAACAAATTTTTTCTTAAATTTTTGCATATTATTCTCTAATACTAGTTGTGCCGTCTAGTATAAAAATTATAGTTAATTGACTTGAATTTGCATAAGCGAGTTGTTCTTCGCCTTAAGTAATCAAATTCAACTGAATTAACTATGAAGGGTTAATAAAATGTAGATAAAACAACCTATGGCACATAAAATATGTTGATGTTACCTAACTGAAATAAACTCCATGATCTTATCAATCACTTCTTTTGGTGATAGATAAGAAGTATCAATTTCTAAAGCTCCTTGTGGGGGAAGAGCTGGAGCAATATCACGCTCTATATCCCGTTTGTCTCTTATTTTTAGTTGTTCCAAAACTGTATCAAATATATCCCCCCCCCCTTTTTCTTGCAACTCTTTATATCTTCTCTTTGCTCTAATAACAATATCTGCTCTGATAAAAATCTTTAAGTCAGCATTTGGGGCAACTACTGTTCCAATATCTCTACCTTCCATTATAATTCTAGGAGTTGTTTTTATTAATTTTCCTAGATATTTTCCTAGGTTATTTCTTACTTCCGGTATAACAGCAATTTTTGATGCTACATTACCTACAATCTCACTATCAAGTTCTGAATTTTGTACATATTCCGTAGATTTGGATAATTCAATTATTCCATTTATGTCAGTAAGATCAATTTTTTGGTTTATACAAGAAATAGCAAGGCTTCTATATACAATACTTGATTGAAAGTAAGTAAGCTTAAGTTTTTGTGCTAACATTTGCCCAATTGTACCCTTACCCGATGCTGCTGGACCATCCAGTGCCACTACAAAATTATTGCTAATATCAAAAGCTTGAGATTTTAAGGTCATTTACTTATAATTTTATGCCGGATTCTAGCTGAATATTTAAAATAATGCAAATAAAACTTGAAATTGAAGCTATTATAGATTAGACATGTTACTATGAAAACTTGATATATATTTCAAATGATTTGAAGAATTGGAACAACAAACAAGGGGTAAACCGACTAGGCGTACATTTGCTACGTGAGTATGCGATAGACTCCGCAAGTATTTGAAAAACCAATTCTTTAAAGCAGAAGAGTATACTTTGTTGTTTTAAGTATAAAATTAAATCAGAGAAGCAAGGGCGGTTAGCTCAGTTGGTTAGAGCATTACGTTGACATCGTAAAGGTCGGTGGTTCGATCCCACTACCGCCCACCAAGTACTTAGTGATATTTTCGTTAAAAACCTTATATCCATAGTGTTTCCTCCGGTTAATTAGACTAAATTTTAATAGTATAGAAAATTTTATTACTTGTCAAATTACAATTAATTTGTAGGTTTTTTTGGTGGAAAAGTTACATATTGATTACATATCAAAATACTACTTTTAAGCACTTTATTATTAAAATATACAACTAAGAAATAGTTAATTTCTTCTATCATCGATAATGAGCTAAATCAACTTAAAATTGAGTCTTAGCATTTTGAAAATAATTGCCTGTCCTAGTTTCAATTACTAAAAATATAATTCAAGTTGTCAAAATACCACTTTTAAACACTTCCTTATTTTAATTCTCATTCTTAATTGTCAATAAGCGTTGAAAAATGACCCAGGAAGAGCGTTGAAAAATGACCCACATAAGTCTAGAACTATTGTTTTTTTTTCATACGATAACTTTCATTTCCCGTTTCAATGATATCACAATTATGACAAACTCTATCAAGTAGCGCTGAAGTCATTTTATTACAACCAAATATTTGTGACCATTCTGAGAATATAAGATTAGTAGTAATAATAATTGAAGTGTTGGAATGTATTTTAGATAATAGATGAAAGATAAGTTGACCGCCATTCTTAGAAAATGGTAGATAACCAAGCTCATCTAGGACTAGTACATCTATTTTTTGCAAGGAAGCTGCTAGTTTTCCTACCTGAGCAGAGTTCTTTTCATATTCTAATTGATTAGCAAGATCTACAAGATTAAAAAATCTTGATTTATAACCTTTTCGTACTGCTTTTGTACTTAATGCAATAGCTAGGTGAGTTTTACCGCTACCAGTACCACCAACTAGGATTATATTTCTAGATGTTTTAATAAACTCGCAACTATATAGATGCATAATTTGTTCTTGGTTTATTGGGGTATCGATAAATATGAAATTATCTATATCTTTTTTCTCAGGAAACTTTGCTGCGCTAATCCTACTTTGAATAGACCTAAGAGTTCGTGTTGTTAGTTCAGATTTTAATAAATTATGTAAAATATAATTCGAGGCTTCTTTACGCCTTATGGCATCAGATATAATTTCATCATAAGACTCAAGCATCCCTGTAAATTTTAGCTTTCTCATAACATTTATAATATCTTCTCTAGTAGATTCTTGATATACATTGTTCATTACTTACCTCCTAACTTGAGAAAATTATCGTATATCTCACAATTAGCTTTCGGGATATGTTTTAAAGTATGATATTCTTGGTAATTACTTGGCTCTGTTACTTTTAACTCATCTTTATTACGTAATATAATATTTAAAATTACCTCCTTACTAACAGTTCCTATTTTTAGTGCTTGGGTGCATGCTGATACTACTGCTTCTATGGATTCCATTGCTATATACGATAATATATGAGCAAAATCTCTTGTACCTGCTGGGCTGCTCTCAAGACGTCTTCTAACTTCTATGAGCTCTTCTGGTAAATTCATATTAAGGAATGGTTCACCATTTCTTAATGCTCCGGGTTTATACCTTAATATTGGCAGATAATGATTGACGTCATAACAAGTTTCTCCCTTAGTAAATTTCCGTTTATGACGACCTACCTCTTGACCATTATAAATAAATACTAGATGTTCAGCATATATCTTACATTGTACTATTTTCCCAGCACAACTACAGTGAACGCTATAATTATTGCTTTCATATCTAGCCAAACAAGTAATAGAAACCTTGATATCTATTTCTTTGCAACCGTTAAATAATACAGGCACGGATACTAAAAAATTACGTTCTAGTTGATATGCTTCATCTATAGTCTTATCTTTATATTCGGGGTGTTTATGAGAGCTATTATAAGTAACTAATCTGCTGGTTAATATATCGTTTAATTCTTGCAAGGTTAAAGCTTTTGGCATAGGAGTAAAGAACTGTTCCCGGTCAATCTGTACTTGTCGCTCAACCCTACCTTTTTCATTACCTCGAGCTGGAGAACATGCTATCGGTTCAATGAGATAATGTGCGCAGAGCTTTTCAAACTTTGGATTCCATTCTCTATTATTAGAGCCTTTTAAAACCTTACTGACAGCAGTCTTCATATTATCATAAATCCCTTTAGTTGGACTACCACCAAAAAAAGTAAAGGCTCTAACATGTGCATCAAATACCATCTCTTGAGCTTCAGTAGGATAAATATAGATAAATTTTTTACGGCTATAACACAAAACAAAGTGAGCTACTTTAACATTTATTATTTCTCCAGCTAATATTACTTGCTCACTACTCCAGTCAAATTGGTAAGCTTCCCCAGGAGCAAAGGATAAAGGTACGCAAGCTTTTATATTAATCTCAAAATTTCTATCATTCCAAGTGTTAATATAACGACTAACAGCAGAGTAACTGCCTTGATACCCATAAATCTTTAACTCCTCAAATAAAGCTTTCCCTGTTTTTTTAGGCTTTGAATTCTTATTATCCCGCAACATCCTCTCAAGACTCTCAATATATTTCCCGAGTTTAGGTATAGGTTGAATTATTCGTATATAATCAGATTTAATCTCTCCTTGCGTACGAATGATACTTCTAACTGTATTACGTGATATATTTAATTCTCTACTTATTGAACGTATACCTTCTCCACGACGATAACGTCCTAATATCTTTCTCTTACTTTCCATTATTAACATCTCTGATTTTATACTCCTATTATTTATTCTGAAAATAATAGAAGTATAGGTTGATAATAATGGATTAATAACGTACTACTTTTCCCACTTCTTAGGTGGGTCATTTTTCAACGCACATTAACCCATTTAGTGGGTCATTATTGCACGCTTTTTAACAAAGCTCTGTAACCTGATATTGTAAATCCATATTTTTACCACAAAAAGCCATGGAAAGTTTAATGATTTTTTTGACGTGAGAATGTTCTTTTATCTTAGTGTCATATTGTTTATCTATAATCTGCTTTAAGCCCATTTGGGCTACCAAGGCTAAATCTTCTGTATTTTTGGCGATCTTGTACTCAATAATAATAGCCTTATCTTCTTTACCAATCTTGGGGATCATAATAATATCAGCTCGTCCACTGCCTGACTCTTGTTCACTGGTTATAATGTAGGCAGAAGATAACATGTTAACAAGTCCTAGCATAAAACCACTATAAAATAACTCAGCTTTCTTATTCCCTGTTTGGTGAAAACTAGTAGCGTTTAATAACAATTCCTGAAGCCGTTCTTTAAATGCTTCTAACCGACAAGCAGGTAATAGAGTAGCAAAAGGATAATATAGTGAACTATCAATCTGTAACTTATTACTAACCCATTGTAATAATCTCGCATTATAGATATGTTTTACCTCTCTATTAGGGGCGGATAGTTCATAAACATTCTCTTCTAACTCGATGACCATTGGATTCAAGTAACCACTAAATAGTAATAGACTAAATAGTCCTGAGCGTGAATTAATATCATTGAAATTTATTTGTTTAGTAATCTGCGATATAATACTCTTACCACTAGCAAGTAGTTGTAAATCTTGTTGCATTTCATCTGACAATAATGCCTTATCAATTATTCCCGTACCCCCACTATCTAGCCAATAGTGATCAAGCTTACCTTTATGTGCTAAACATTGCATTATTGACCATGGATTATAAATTATCTCGCCACCAAATGTATACCCATTATACCAATTTTTAATCTCTTCAGGATTTGTTTCAGTTGGTACTTTAGTTAATAACTCATCAACTTCTTCTTGGGTAAAGCCATAAAACTTAGAAAAATCATCATCAAGTAATGTATATTCAGTAACATTATTCAAATCTGAGAATAAATTAGCCTTAGCAATCCTTAATATGCCAGTTATTACTCCTTTTTCTACACAAGTATTACCTTTTAGGCTGCTGCCAAACATCCCTCGAAATAATTCAAGTACTTGTTCAAACTCTTTTGATTTATCACCAAATTTAATATAGGAACTATTGATAGGAGTGTCATATTCATCAATTAATATGTAAGATTTTTGATTGAAATGTTTAAACAATAGTTCGCTTAAGAAGCCTAAACTATCTTTAAGATCTTCTTTATCAAATTTTCCTGTAAAATATCGTTTTAGTTTTTCCTTTTGTACATCATCCAGTAAATTCTTATTTTTTGCTATATAATGTTTTAAATAACGATGTTTTACAAATAACTTAATAACTTGATTTCTTATCCCGTTCTCAATGTCTTGGTAATTACTACCCTTAACATCCTTAAAACTTATAGAAATAACCGGATATTGACCTTGGCGTTTCATGCTACTTGCTATATCTGCAATTTTTAAGGACTTTAACTCTTTAGTTTCATCAAAGCCTAAATCTACTGTACCTCCAAGGAATAATTTGTTATTTATCTTCTGTTCAGATACTAAAGCTGTACCATTGTCATCTATCTCTATTTCAAAAAACTTGCGAAGCATATCCATATTTAAGCTCTTACCCCAACGTCTTGGTCGAGTGATAAGTATTACGCTACCACTATCTTCAGTAATTTCTTTAATTAGTAAACTTTTATCAACAAAAATATCACTATTGAGCAATAGACTTTTAAAATCATCGTCTCCGACTCTCATTTTAGGTATTACTATGTTTTCAGATATTAAATTATTCATTATATTATTCCAAACACTTTCATTCTATAAGATTTAGGATTTTTAATAATTATTCTCCCTTGCCAGTCAAGATCAAACATTGATAATACTTGAAGCTAGTATTAAAATGATGTTAAAATTTTATCTAGAATTTATAGACCGTGGATTATTATAAAGTGTAATTAACTGAAATACAATTTATATAACCTAATCACAGCCAATCAATCCAACATCTTGTGCTTGCTCACGTTCTTGTCCTTGCATTTGATCTGTTAAAAAGCGTGCAATAATGACCCACTAAATGGGTTAATGTGCGTTGAAAAATGACCCACCTAAGAAGTGGGAAAAGTAGTACGTTATTAATCCATTATTATCAACCTATACTTCTATTATTTTCAGAATAAATAATAGGAGTATAAAATCAGAGATGTTAATAATGGAAAGTAAGAGAAAGATATTAGGACGTTATCGTCGTGGAGAAGGTATACGTTCAATAAGTAGAGAATTAAATATATCACGTAATACAGTTAGAAGTATCATTCGTACGCAAGGAGAGATTAAATCTGATTATATACGAATAATTCAACCTATACCTAAACTCGGGAAATATATTGAGAGTCTTGAGAGGATGTTGCGGGATAATAAGAATTCAAAGCCTAAAAAAACAGGGAAAGCTTTATTTGAGGAGTTAAAGATTTATGGGTATCAAGGCAGTTACTCTGCTGTTAGTCGTTATATTAACACTTGGAATGATAGAAATTTTGAGATTAATATAAAAGCTTGCGTACCTTTATCCTTTGCTCCTGGGGAAGCTTACCAATTTGACTGGAGTAGTAAGCAAGTAATATTAGCTGGAGAAATAATAAATGTTAAAGTAGCTCACTTTGTTTTGTGTTATAGCCGTAAAAAATTTATCTATATTTATCCTACTGAAGCTCAAGAGATGGTATTTGATGCACATGTTAGAGCCTTTACTTTTTTTGGTGGTAGTCCAACTAAAGGGATTTATGATAATATGAAGACTGCTGTCAGTAAGGTTTTAAAAGGCTCTAATAATAGAGAATGGAATCCAAAGTTTGAAAAGCTCTGCGCACATTATCTCATTGAACCGATAGCATGTTCTCCAGCTCGAGGTAATGAAAAAGGTAGGGTTGAGCGACAAGTACAGATTGACCGGGAACAGTTCTTTACTCCTATGCCAAAAGCTTTAACCTTGCAAGAATTAAACGATATATTAACCAGCAGATTAGTTACTTATAATAGCTCTCATAAACACCCCGAATATAAAGATAAGACTATAGATGAAGCATATCAACTAGAACGTAATTTTTTAGTATCCGTGCCTGTATTATTTAACGGTTGCAAAGAAATAGATATCAAGGTTTCTATTACTTGTTTGGCTAGATATGAAAGCAATAATTATAGCGTTCACTGTAGTTGTGCTGGGAAAATAGTACAATGTAAGATATATGCTGAACATCTAGTATTTATTTATAATGGTCAAGAGGTAGGTCGTCATAAACGGAAATTTACTAAGGGAGAAACTTGTTATGACGTCAATCATTATCTGCCAATATTAAGGTATAAACCCGGAGCATTAAGAAATGGTGAACCATTCCTTAATATGAATTTACCAGAAGAGCTCATAGAAGTTAGAAGACGTCTTGAGAGCAGCCCAGCAGGTACAAGAGATTTTGCTCATATATTATCGTATATAGCAATGGAATCCATAGAAGCAGTAGTATCAGCATGCACCCAAGCACTAAAAATAGGAACTGTTAGTAAGGAGGTAATTTTAAATATTATATTACGTAATAAAGATGAGTTAAAAGTAACAGAGCCAAGTAATTACCAAGAATATCATACTTTAAAACATATCCCGAAAGCTAATTGTGAGATATACGATAATTTTCTCAAGTTAGGAGGTAAGTAATGAACAATGTATATCAAGAATCTACTAGAGAAGATATTATAAATGTTATGAGAAAGCTAAAATTTACAGGGATGCTTGAGTCTTATGATGAAATTATATCTGATGCCATAAGGCGTAAAGAAGCCTCGAATTATATTTTACATAATTTATTAAAATCTGAACTAACAACACGAACTCTTAGGTCTATTCAAAGTAGGATTAGCGCAGCAAAGTTTCCTGAGAAAAAAGATATAGATAATTTCATATTTATCGATACCCCAATAAACCAAGAACAAATTATGCATCTATATAGTTGCGAGTTTATTAAAACATCTAGAAATATAATCCTAGTTGGTGGTACTGGTAGCGGTAAAACTCACCTAGCTATTGCATTAAGTACAAAAGCAGTACGAAAAGGTTATAAATCAAGATTTTTTAATCTTGTAGATCTTGCTAATCAATTAGAATATGAAAAGAACTCTGCTCAGGTAGGAAAACTAGCAGCTTCCTTGCAAAAAATAGATGTACTAGTCCTAGATGAGCTTGGTTATCTACCATTTTCTAAGAATGGCGGTCAACTTATCTTTCATCTATTATCTAAAATACATTCCAACACTTCAATTATTATTACTACTAATCTTATATTCTCAGAATGGTCACAAATATTTGGTTGTAATAAAATGACTTCAGCGCTACTTGATAGAGTTTGTCATAATTGTGATATCATTGAAACGGGAAATGAAAGTTATCGTATGAAAAAAAAACAATAGTTCTAGACTTATGTGGGTCATTTTTCAACGCTTATTGACACCCACTTCTTAGGTGGGTCATTTTTCAACGCACATTAACCCATTTAGTGGGTCATTATTGCACGCTTTTTAACACTTAATACTTATATTCAAAAAAGAAAATTGAAAGATAGTTTAAATGGAGACAAAAATACGAGTTTTTAAATGGTTTAATTAATAACACAAAAAACACTCTAAAACCTATATTATAAAAGGCTTAGTCCATGCTGGTTTATCGGCGGGGATTTGTGCTTTGGATACCATAATGGACTAATGGTTCATGTGTTTGGAAAATTATCCTCGGCTTTCTTTTTGCTATCTCAAAAATTTAGCTCTTAATTGGCATTAAAACGAAGTAAAGATAGGGAAATATCGACTATAGGCATAGAAATGAGGATTTTGGAAGTTATTCTTTTGATAAACTAATTCATTTCCATCTAGATCCACAATATTTCCACCACTAGCTTTAATTAACGCATGCCCCGCTGCAATATCCCATTCCATAGTTGGGCCAAACTTGGGATAAATATCCGCCTTTCCTTCTGCTACTAAACATAATTTAATTGAACTTGGTATAGTAACTATTTCAGTAATTAGATGTTTCTTTAGGAACTGCTTGGTATCTGCATTTGACGTATGTGAGCTAACAACAGCCCTATAATGACTTTTAGGTAGGGCATCAAAGCTTGTTTCTACGCCATTTTTTCAATTCTTAAAGCATTATTAGCATCTGTCTAATGTAATTTTTGCACGGATGGTTGATAGATAAAACCAATGATAGGCATACCATTTTTTATCAATGCAATATTTACTGTATACGTATCCTCACCTTTTATATAACTTTTTGTACCATCAATCGGATCAATCAACCAAAATTGATTGCCATTCAAAGCAATTATATCTCTTTCTTCACAAATTACAGGAATATTAGGTGC
Above is a genomic segment from Candidatus Tisiphia endosymbiont of Nedyus quadrimaculatus containing:
- a CDS encoding AAA family ATPase, encoding MNNLISENIVIPKMRVGDDDFKSLLLNSDIFVDKSLLIKEITEDSGSVILITRPRRWGKSLNMDMLRKFFEIEIDDNGTALVSEQKINNKLFLGGTVDLGFDETKELKSLKIADIASSMKRQGQYPVISISFKDVKGSNYQDIENGIRNQVIKLFVKHRYLKHYIAKNKNLLDDVQKEKLKRYFTGKFDKEDLKDSLGFLSELLFKHFNQKSYILIDEYDTPINSSYIKFGDKSKEFEQVLELFRGMFGSSLKGNTCVEKGVITGILRIAKANLFSDLNNVTEYTLLDDDFSKFYGFTQEEVDELLTKVPTETNPEEIKNWYNGYTFGGEIIYNPWSIMQCLAHKGKLDHYWLDSGGTGIIDKALLSDEMQQDLQLLASGKSIISQITKQINFNDINSRSGLFSLLLFSGYLNPMVIELEENVYELSAPNREVKHIYNARLLQWVSNKLQIDSSLYYPFATLLPACRLEAFKERLQELLLNATSFHQTGNKKAELFYSGFMLGLVNMLSSAYIITSEQESGSGRADIIMIPKIGKEDKAIIIEYKIAKNTEDLALVAQMGLKQIIDKQYDTKIKEHSHVKKIIKLSMAFCGKNMDLQYQVTELC
- the istA gene encoding IS21 family transposase; the encoded protein is MESKRKILGRYRRGEGIRSISRELNISRNTVRSIIRTQGEIKSDYIRIIQPIPKLGKYIESLERMLRDNKNSKPKKTGKALFEELKIYGYQGSYSAVSRYINTWNDRNFEINIKACVPLSFAPGEAYQFDWSSKQVILAGEIINVKVAHFVLCYSRKKFIYIYPTEAQEMVFDAHVRAFTFFGGSPTKGIYDNMKTAVSKVLKGSNNREWNPKFEKLCAHYLIEPIACSPARGNEKGRVERQVQIDREQFFTPMPKALTLQELNDILTSRLVTYNSSHKHPEYKDKTIDEAYQLERNFLVSVPVLFNGCKEIDIKVSITCLARYESNNYSVHCSCAGKIVQCKIYAEHLVFIYNGQEVGRHKRKFTKGETCYDVNHYLPILRYKPGALRNGEPFLNMNLPEELIEVRRRLESSPAGTRDFAHILSYIAMESIEAVVSACTQALKIGTVSKEVILNIILRNKDELKVTEPSNYQEYHTLKHIPKANCEIYDNFLKLGGK